In Lactuca sativa cultivar Salinas chromosome 5, Lsat_Salinas_v11, whole genome shotgun sequence, the DNA window ACACAGGTCGTCCAAATTACATCACCTGCCTCCAAACGAGAAATGATTCAGAACAAGGTGTTAAAACTCTccaccacttgaattagatttcatcctccaAATCGTTCCATATCATTCCCACCACACCATACATCTTAAATAATACAATCATAACCCTGCACATATTATGGCCTCTCTAAAGGCGACCGTACCCAACCCTAGCAGAAACTATCCAACCCGCTAAGAAACAAAACCTTAACACCATAAGAAGTTCACCTATACTTTCTCGAATTCTAAAATATTGAattggtctgactccctgacagaccgccTACATTGAACCACTACCAGACCAATCCTTATTGAAGTCCAAGTTAACAAACCCTTCCAACCCTTCCAACCCTTGACTATCTAGATGATTCCATTAGGATCAAAATCACAAACCATAGATAGTTGTAGGACACTTATACTTGATcgaaggcttagataatccttcgagtagaagaatCATCCTTGCAACGGTTAGAATCAAACAAAAGCTGCGGAACAAGGTAAAATCaattactctaagattatttaatcaAAACTTCAAGTGACTTAGCATTTTCCCGAATAACAAGCAACTACACACACTAATCCCAAATCACTAATACCGCCCGAATCATCATGCTGCCCCATAGCTCCTTTCCAAATGTAGCTAAGACGTCCTTGGTCCCAACTTGTCTGCCAACTAACTGAAACACCGGATTCCCGCCCGGTTGCTGCATCAAAAGAAACACAGTCGGCCTATGCGACTTCCGAAGGAAAGCCTTATCTGGTAATGATTTCCCAAACCATCTCACCACCAAATCCAGTGCTAAAAGTTAATGTTACATTACCAACTGTAGCCTTATATCATACCCGACCTCTAACGACATACCACTTCCTGATTCCAAGCATGTTGTGGCCCTACCTCGGTCTTATGAACTGACCCACCCTGGTCTAATCCATCTGAAGAAATCCATGACTAATCATGGATTAGCCACACCCTCATTGTTGCACAAGGACCGGTGAATGCCACCAGCCACCCatcagtcttacaacactcccatgCTAACTGTCGACTAGTAAAACTACGAgctaccccgcagtcttacaacaatCCTATTTTTCCATGCCCCCTGCCCTTGGTCTTACCGTTCATTTATATATCCAACCATACACATCCCGAGTCGAACGTGCACCCGACCAAGCACCCAAGTTGGGCTTGATTCATGCCTAGAACCCCAACCTAGCTCCACCAAAAGCCTGTTATCCATGACCAGGAAGGCACTAACCAACTGTTGGAAAGTTTCCTAAACTCCCAACTTACACAGTCCTCAATCCAGATGGTCACTTGGGCCGCTTTCCCCCCTACGGGGATGTAAAACTCATCCTGGTTTCACACCTGATCTCGCTCTCGGAAATCTGAACAGTTCTCCTACACTTTGATTCTACTAATATCTCCCAGCACACATGGTTTGAAGGATTCCCATGCCATCTTACCCCATATGATTGAACCGCTAACAACGTGCACTTACTAATGCTAgtgttccattactagccaagcCCAAATATTGCACAACCCTGAAGAACAGATGAACAATCCTGGAAATTCCAGCAAAACTGATTACCCCAGACACTTTTAATGATATAACACCCAAACCTTGAAACCCTCTGTACTGGTCACAAGACCAAAACCTCAGCAATAAACCACTTTTCTTAGCACTTCTAATGGCCAACCAAGATCAATTGCTAAAACCACTGAACCCTGATGATAGAACTTCCATACAATACCCCTGAACCAATCTTGACCAAGAACCAGAATAACAATCGAACACCTTGAAACCCCTTCAACAAGATGCCACCCCCCTTCTGACCTGCTAACGATTCATGACATGCAAATGGAATATAACAATTTTTGATGATACAACACAAACAATAACAGGGAATTAAACCAAAGATAACACTTACCCAAATCTATACAAAATtccaaacaacataaatattgataacaactaaaaagaaggcaaaagataacatacccgTAATGTGACATGCTGGAGTCCTGGTCTCCCTTGTTTTATACCGCAATGCACAGCTCCTCTCTACTAGGGTTCCTGTCGCACTCTCACGACCATCAGGGATCCTCAAAGTAACTGGAGCAGGTGCACTCACTTCTCCTCCCCTCATCATCGGATAGAATCCTTCGTGTGGCCCacttggttgcagtgaaaacataatagGCTTGCCCTCTAAGGATAATCCATGCTGACATGACCAACCTTGCCATGCTTGTAGCAGCCCATACCCCTAGAACGACAAACTCTATCGTGTAGTTTCCCGCATATGCTGCACTGACTCTAGCCTTGCTGGCCCATGAAACGCTAATGCGAAGTCTTGGGTATCTTCCCGGAACCCTCCACTACGTGCACCTGATCTGGCCCCCTCTTCCCTAGGttctccaaatcgatctcccactctcgggctctagaaatcatataaATAAGGGTATTGTACCCTGACATACTCAccaactccctgatgtcatcctgcaacatatcatgataccttaccttcttcatctccttgttCGCTGCATATTGCGgaaccaacaaggccctctcccggaacttggcaatgatctctgccacagtctcagtagtctggcggagatcctgaaactctcgcgcCAAATGTTGTACCTCAATCATTGGTGCAAATTCAGCTCGGAACATGGTCAAAAAATCATCCCACGCCATAACATCAacgacatcaccaaccacttgaacttatttttatcctttctaTATGGGTGATTTACCTATAGAAATCTTTGTTGTAGTCAAACCATGACATCTTATTACCATTATTTAGTCTGGAAGCTTGTGTATGTTTCCCAAAATGAGGACATGCTAGCTTACATGATGTAGACCATCCTAACAACATTGCATATGCTGGAAAATTGCTTATTGTGCACATCAAAGCTGCTCTTAGATAGAAAATTTGTTTTAAAGATATATCATATGTTACTACACCTTCTTTCTATAATTGCTCCAACTCTGCAACAACTGTTGCAAAAATACATCTATTTTATGCTTAGGGTTTGACGGTCCTGGCACAAGTGCAGTCAAAAACATGTAAGACTCTTTCATGCACATAGAAGGTGGCAAGTTATAACGTGTTATAATAATAGGACAAGATGAATATTGTTTTCCAAATGCTCCATGTGGTGCAAACCCATCTGTAATTAGGCCTAATCTTACATTACGTACTTCTGCTGCAAATGAAGGATGACTTTTCTCAAAGTGCTTCCAAGCTTCTGAATCGGATGGATGACACATTACTCCAGCATCATGTCCATGGAAGCCATGGTTGTTGCAGGTCAGTTCCAAAAGTTGCTGGtctttctttttaattattatttttttaacttattaatatatattataggtATATTACTAACATATTTGATTGGATTTGGATTTGAATCAGGGTTACAAAGATGTGGAAAAAATTGTAGACTAAAATGGATTAATTATCTAAGACTAGGTCTTAAACGAGGAAACTTTACTTCACAAGATGCCATGCTCATAACTGATCTACACAGAACCTTCGGAAATAAGTAATTAACAAGATAAATTTTTTACTTatcttttgattaattgttttgaATATATTGAtttcttttgttatttgttttaaaaaagaTGGGCACATATAGCGAAACACTTACCAGGAAAAATAGATAGTGCAATCAAAAACTTCTGGAACTCCAACAAGAAAAGGAAGCTTCTTCCTCATGCTAACTCCTCTAGTCATACTATTGCTTCTAACCTTAGAAGTAATGAGCAAGATCAGGAGGGTTTGTTTAATTTTAGGGCTTCTGCTGCTTCTTCTGTATAACCTCAACAACGGCTATGACCAGGTCGCCGTAAGTGGTGGTGGTTGACCTGGAGATGGGCCTAAATGGAAACACAGGTGTTGATTCCATCGGTCTTCCCAAATTACATCAGTAGATTTTCTGTTGTGAAATTTTAAGAAAAATCCCGCAAAATATCACCATTTGCCACTATCTAACATATTAGTACTAGTAAAATATAGAAAACAAATAACATCAATTACCACCATTTGAAAAATGTTGGTTGGTATCTTTATATGTGATGATTTTTTTTTAGAACTTGTAGATCTCTATTTTGGTGACACTATTGCTTGGGTAGATAAGGAAACTCCATATTATAAGAAATATGTTACTTCATTATTATTTAGCAATCTATCATATGTGACTTCTGAAATTATGTATCTAATTCCAAGTTAAATTTCATCTGTGTGGCAGCACCCCTTATGATTCTCTTCAATATTTTTGTGACTGTTATGTTTAAACCAAAGTTACAAGAAGTATGAACTTCCATCTTGTGTATAATTATTGAGTAATAATATACTTTAAATTTATAAGCATACACTTTTTGTTTTTTGATCGGATGGTGTTTATGTTTTGCTACTCTTTATTCGTTCTTTCTCTACCAAACACGTTTTGGGTTttgtaaaaaaatcaatttttttaatacATATCAGAATATTCAACTTTGTATGATTATTTATTGATTTCCCGTTCAAAACTTTCTTAATCCtgcttaattttaatttattatatagGTCAATCGTTAATGAAGCTTTTTCCTTTTGAGTTAGATGTTATGAAAAAACTATTTGGGTGATGAAACAATACATATGTGTCTTCTTAgcttgtgttttcggttttgatTCCACCCTAACTTGTGTTTTCGGCCTTAGTGGGGTACTAAGATggtgtgtgacaaccgtcaaattctggtcaattcaaagtcaaataaagtcaacaagtcaaactggtcaactcaactaacccttgtgtactagggcttacgttatgtatttactaaacaactcgctattctaaggagagatcataaatcgaaaagtacgtacatctaaatctccttaacctaaatcTATGGTAAGtaacgagccaaaccgataaaacaatgttgcatactcatcgggagtatgtaagatccttaaacaaggcttaacggggtttacggaccttgcattgcgaattcggacactcaaaaaggtcacaaatgaaacctctctcaatcgttttcactctatcacTCTCTATTTAgagatctctcccaaatctttctaagaatgtgaaatttctcccaaatatctctttgtatgtgaaatctctccaagaatgtgaaatctctcccaaatctctctttgtatgtgaaatctctcccaaatatctctttgtatgtgaaatctctcccaaatctctctttgtatgtgaaatctctcccaaatctctctcaaaagtttccgtaactttttgaagtcattcgggtcattccgacccttgaCCGGGTCGAAAACGGCTTAAAACGGGGCAAAAACGGacaaaaagggcttaaggacccgaaacccctcttaaggacccgaaacccctcttaaggacccaaaacctctcttaggacccgaaagtcctcttagggaccgaatccaagaagacccgaacccgaaggtcCTCTCAGGGCCGAACCTCACTCaagggaaccgaacccgaagggtcctctcgggcccgaacctcgcatgccacacccgaacccgaaccttcggtccatttcggattCTGATGCCTTTGACCGAGCCTTCACTCCTTGCTGATTTCGCTTCCTTCGCCTCGCGCCTAGcctcaggaggaccgaacctccgACCCAATCCGAGAGCCCTCGCTGGAAGATCAATTATTTCCGGTTTTCGTCTACGACTTCATTTTAACtttgtttttcatcattttaacgcggTATTTTCAcctaaaactttattttaacatataaggacccataattattaaattatcacgtttttaaggataaaaccttatccaaaagagtgggtgaagtacaagaggtggagtgttgactttcctttattttatgacacaagcaaccaccatacctactccatgactaac includes these proteins:
- the LOC111876597 gene encoding transcription factor MYB26; its protein translation is MSMEAMVVAGILLTYLIGFGFESGLQRCGKNCRLKWINYLRLGLKRGNFTSQDAMLITDLHRTFGNKWAHIAKHLPGKIDSAIKNFWNSNKKRKLLPHANSSSHTIASNLRSNEQDQEGLFNFRASAASSV